A segment of the Trifolium pratense cultivar HEN17-A07 linkage group LG7, ARS_RC_1.1, whole genome shotgun sequence genome:
ttttaaatttttaaaacatacttttaatttgaaaaacatattttatttagttttaaaatatatattttttaaaatgccacataagcaatttttagtaaaaaaaagtcaaCAAGGGCTAACAAATACAATatgggggtaaacttggggccAAAGTTTAACAATTGAAACttgggggttaaaatcaagcaattaaaatttGTGGGGCTAAAATTGCACAATTATAAAATTTGGGGGACAAAACAACATTTAAGCCTAATTATAAATAAGATTAATCtattgatttaattttgaaaacagTAGAACATGAGaacttttttaccaaaaaattaagaatatgaGGCATTTTTATTAagtcattttataaaaaaaaattaggtctaAGGTGATTGCTTTGTTGGCTTACCCTTGGGCCGGTCTTGACCAATATATTATGGGTAGTAAGAAAAGAGTTTATTTACCAATTgagttaattaatttaattgtctTATAAGCATGAGCCTCACATAAGATGTTGCGAAAGCATTAAAATTTGTAGAGAAAATTTATCGTTTCTGTTGAGTTTCGCGGTACTCAAGGGATTACTTCCTATATATAGTTGTACACGAAAAGATATTgctaaaacaaaaatttgttCAGCAGCCAATTCAAATCTctttcaattcttttttttgtcaagtagcttactgactagaaaatccaccttaaagataAATAGTAGAGTGTTCGGGGTTCGATTTCCCGGCTcctacacatatagtgtgatatCCTACAACCTAAATTAAACTTACAGGGATTAAATCTCTttgggtgcgtttgatttgcaaaaACTAAAAGACAtgacaaaacaaaaatagttgaTGATGATATTCAAACGTGTTATTAGACAAGTcgcatttatattttatgttttaattaagaTTTATGTTGAAACCTATCAACATTAGACTTTGGTTGTTATGATTATTTGGTGTGCGTTTTGGATATTAATTTTATGGAgtttttatgatttgattttgattattacaaattttattgatatacaatgtagtttttataatttaattgtttaaataattgttattttattgaaataataaataaaatatttttatagtatcttcaaaattttgttttgtgacTTTATACAATGTAAAATCAATCATTTTAAATCAAAAACGGCATTACAGTAAATTCTGTATTATTTTGTCCGGTGCTTAACATATCAAACAAGGTACAATACAAAATTGATTGTCATATGCActaatcatcaaacaaagtacaatacaaaaaattgtCCAGTAACTCAATCACATTTACTATATTATTTTGTCGAGTAACTATACTTTTGCCTATCAAATGCACTCTTTCAATTTATTAGTGGTTAAATAATtcaaaggagaatgttaacttgtgcccttaagggcacatgttaaggagataaatgtggaaaaaatttattgaacttgtggtgtattcaattctctagacattaaatgttttctatcattaaaagctatatttctatttttaggtagcttaacatgggcacaagttaacataaccctaaTTCAAATTCAACTAAAAAAACgcaacaacataaaaaaaaaaaaaaacaaaaacaaaactttaggcattgtgaattttgaaaaattaaaatcgatATATAAAGTGCCAAAGGTCAATCATTAGTAGTGAGTGGTTGAGGTAAACAATACACAGATTTAGAAAACGAGGATAATTGTGACTTACAAAAAGCAGAGAGTGACAGAGAGAAACAAAAGCCACACAGTGCCAGTGGCATGCATATCTCAAACCTGTTTCATCAAATAAATCATAAATTGAGGTTTTAGCTTTTTTGTGCTAAATTGGAGAATGTCTCTGTTTGATGCTTACTCCATTTGTGAAGTTGGTAAAGATGCATCTGGAATTGCTGgtaatttttctttctcttacTTCAATAGTAGATTACTACATTTAACACTTTAGACTTATCTTTAATTTGAtctcaatttttgttttgtttatttgtaGGTAACATCTTTGCTTTTGGGTTATTTGTATCCCCAATGtaagtttcttaaaaaaaataattgaacttTGATGGTTATCTTTGTAATTATTAACTTTTATTATGTTATTATGTTATGAATTATAGACCCACATTTAGGAGAATTATCAGAAATGGGTCAACAGAAATGTTCTCAGGATTGCCATATATTTATTCTCTATTGAACTGCTTGATCTGCTTGTGGTATGGAACTCCTCTTATATCACATGATAATTTGTTGGTTACCACTGTTAATTCAATTGGAGCAGCTTTTCAGCTTGTGTACATTCTCTTATTCTTAATCTATGCTGAGAAACCAAAAAAGGTTATTCTTCTAATATTATGGAAAATgacttaattgcatatttggtcccttgcgtttattttatgtttcaatttggtctcttacgtttaaaaagttttaagtttaGTCAAATTTCTATTTAAAACGTTTACGTGGCTAACAGATTTGCATATGCGGACAATTTAGGAGGGTGCCACATGAAAATTTTAGACAAAATcatctcaaaatttaacaaaaaggaTGAACTTATGTTGACATCAAtaacataagagaccaacttaaaactttttaaacttaagggaccaaattgaaacctaaaataaacatcaaTTAAGCCATGGAAAAATTATGATAAATTTACAGATAAAAAACAATGGTTTGTTAATTGTTACTAAAATGTGTTAATCTtctaaattgcatttttataGGTGAGAATGTTTGGATTATTGCTGGCAGTTTTTGGCATATTTGTTATCATACTATATGGGAGTTTGAAAATAACTGATACTTCTATGCGCCGAATGATTGTCGGACTCTTGAGTTGTGCTTCTCTCATTTCTATGTTTGCCTCTCCACTGTTTATAATTGTAAGTTTGAGTTTGACATTTCCTAGAAATCTATGCAATACTGAAATTTCCTAGTTTTTGTTGGTTCAAGATTGATGAAATTGAAAGTGTTTGTCTATATATATTTCGCAGAAATTGGTTATTCGAACAAAGAGTGTCGAGTTTATGCCATTTTATCTTTCACTTTCTACCTTCTTAATGAGTGTCTCGTTCTTTCTTTATGGATTGCTCAGTGACGATGTCTTCATTTATGTAAGAGTCATTTCACCTCATTTCTCTGTTTCTTTCTGAAAtgtttattttagttttagAATTCACAAGTTTATTCTGTTGGTTTGTATAcctacattttttatttgactttttAGGTACCAAATGGGATAGGTACTGTTTTGGGATTGATACAATTAGTATTATACTTTTACTACAAGAGTTCATCTAGCGATGACTCTAGAGAACCCTTGATAGTGTCGTACGGATAACGTGTTGCTCAATGCTGACAAAGGCAAAGGTGAACACACAATTTGTGACTATGATTTATTGTTTTCCACAGTCAGTTCGAGGTGTTTTCCTGATATTTGTCACATACATTCATTATGTATGAAATATTCTCCGATAGGTAAATGTTAGTAAGTTTGTGATTATGTTAGCTTTAGAGGTTTGAACTACATACTTCTTTTTAAACCTCACTCGGTGTCCCTTTGAATTTACCGTTTTAGAGTTGTTATGTAATTTGAATGATTGAATATACGATGTTTATTGATTCAATTTGTACGTAGGGATACTTGAATTTGAAATTGcccatttatcatatttaaggCCATTTCTTGCGTTGTCTTTTGTCAACTTTGATTTTGAAAGCTTTCAacttaatttgatttttagattTCATTCATCTTGTAAAGAGCTAGTCTCCAACCTTTTTCATAGTTCTTTCCTTAATTTTCTGACACTGTAATGTAACAAAGGCATATATCTCCGAGATAGCCAAATTTCGTAATCAATATTATCCACCCTACCGATTTCGGGTACCTATATGATCCACATTCTTCATTTTATCTGCATTTGAGAAAATTTTACCTATCTGCTTTAGGTTCAGATCAACTTTGTGAGTAGTTACAAACTAGTGTTAAGTTTTAAATACTCCACTTAAAGTAGGATTTCTTTTTAAATGAAATGATCACATGTTAGTTGAATTGAATAtcattttgtgtttgtttccaTATTTCCCAGATAGCATTGAACTATCTTCACTTTGTGCTTATAAGCTGTATTTACAAACTAGTCATTGCTTTGGAAGGTTGTGAATGTGTTATTGCTTTGGAAATTATTCAGTAAAATGCAAAACGTGTGATTGAGTGCACCAGAAAAAACTGCAGTTTTCTTGATAGTTTTATGTTCAGACTTCAGAGTGATATTTGATAATTTCATTACAGTAAAACCTCATTGTCTAACAGATATAACTTAGAACAGAAAGAAAAATACAGTAACATAAGTACTATAGTAAATCTTTTAGTGTAGTTCTCACCGTAACATCTCTGTCTTCCTGCACAAAAAAAGCTATTGGTGTTAGAAATAACAAAATGCAGCAAATATGTTATCTGAAACTGGACTTTGCAACATTGTTTGGTTTCAATATCTTGAAGCAATTAATGTTGGTTTCTACATAGCGATAAGAAGTTACTATCTCTGTCTCTATATAAGACATTTTtgagaaattaaataaattgttcCTTTTGTTTAGTTAAGTGTTTGTTCCTTCAAAAATTCAATACAGTATTTGAATCCAGGCCAGGTTCATGTAACATGCAGCTATAAACAAGTAATTTCAGCAGTTTGATTTTATAGATCTACAAGTGATTCTTACATTTGTAATGACTCATTATCAATTAATTATCTCTTCCAAGTTTCaatgttttcaattttcattattgTTAGAGCAGCccgtagtgggaatggattgaacacgtacttgagccccagggtacgtggttcgattcccacggcaGTGCCGGGATTGCCTAAGAGAGGGGCCCAAACTGTTACATTTCTAGGAACAAACATGCATATTATCCTATCTACAATAATTGATTTCAGTATTATATAGTAATGAAAGGACTAAATGATTACCTGTTTAGAAACTTCCATGCATTCTATCTCATTCACAGAATCATTTAACAATTTCCCTTTTTCATCATAGAGAATAACTCCACTAAAACTAGGAAGCTCACATTTTTCCCCTCTAAGTATTGGTCTTTGCCACACTGCTGATGCTGAATCATGACTAACACTTTTCCATCCATTTTCAACACTATGCCTTTGTAAGCTTCCAAGCAATGGAGATCCCCTCTCTCTTTGCCATCCAATATTCTCTTCCAATTTTCTTGCCTTGCTCCACACCATTGACTCCATCAACATCCTTTTCACTGAAATCCATCCACAACATGGTTCTAACCATTTTGTAGAACTAGTAGTACTAGTCTTACTAACATCTGTCGTAGTAGTGGTGGTAGTGGTAGTAGTAGTCGTCGTTGTGACAGTTGAAGTAGAGTCATTCTCTTCTATAAAACCCTCTTGATTCACAAtcttattattactactacctTTCCTTTTAAGTACAATAATAGTGCAAATGCAAACAAGTGCAAAAAATGCACATGCAAGTAGAAGAATAGCACCTAGTGTTGAAATCTTCAAATTGTCTACAAGATTCCATAAACCTTCCATCAGTTTCTTGCTTTTCTTTTTTGCTGTCTACTTTAGTGTAACAAATGTAGTGAAGTTGAAATGATGAGCAAGGaatgttaatttgttttaattgaatAGATTTGGTGATGTTGAATAATGGTAATAGATAAAAAAATGCTGCATGAACCATGATTGTTTGTTTGGTTGGCAAGGTTCATATGAGGTCCACCGCTATAATATGATTGTTGAAACTTGGGCCCCAAATTTACGTTAGTGGGGTATAATTGAAATCGTAGCCGTTGGTGTTGAATTTAATTGATGGCTCACCGTTCAAAGCTAAATTAAAGGCTTCTCACGAGGACTTTGTTGTTGCTATTAAGTGATGGAAACCATAGTTTATGTTTTGGGAACTGGAAACTGTGCGTTACTACTGTTTGCTATAAAGGAGAACATGGGAAGTAATGTATAGACCAGCGTGGGACAGTAAGATTTTATAGTTATGAGTGAGTTACTAGGGGATGTTAATTGTTGTTCAATcgatttctatatttttttactcCTAACATATTAAAATAAGTGTAGGTAatggaatcacttgatgtccCGAATCAAATTAAGTGGTTCGGTACATTGGAATGTTGGATATTGGTAGTggaaacaaaagtaaaaaataagaagTTTTTACGGTACAttcgaataatttgaatgtaccggtacatcaaGTCAGTAAATTGttaaattaacgattatttttatgagttaaaaaattattaaccgattattattattttaaaaataataatatcacaagaaaaaacacaatataatgtttataagcatgatactaatttttctaatattttcttagaaaaaaaattcaacattgaCTATAATGAATtaatgatgaataaaaattcaaaaaatatcaaatttaatatttttgacaattttgatgaataatatatttagttactataatcattttaatgataagaaaaatgattccctttaaaaaatatttatttacatattaatttaattacccgatgtaccggtacattaagAATTATCACATGTATGATAGAATTTGCCAAAAAataaaggcttaaatatgaaaatggtCCCTGCAATTATGgcatgttttgattttagtccctgcaaaaaaaaaatgtttgattttagtccctgcaaaataccaaaactttttAAAAGGTTCTTGAGGTGAATTTTTAGCTGACATGTCAAGTAGTTGATGATTTGGCAGATACATGACTAGGATTTTTGATGACGTGGAATTAACATGtcgtttttatttaaaaattaaaaaatgttttttttaaaaaaaaatacattgaaaaataaaaatagaaaattaatatacttacaaaaaaaaaagttaatatattagattcaaaaatatattatatttttaaaaaaaaatatcatttttttttagagtaaaTACATTATCTTTTGAAACAAACTCTCATCTTTTTATGACCTCCAACTTTGCAACGAAAATTTGGAATTGGCTTGGGTCTTGTTTAAATGCTAACTGTCAGTTTAGTGATGTCAATGAAGCTTTCAAGTTATGCATGCCCAAATTGGTCACCTCTTTGTAACTTGGTCATAGCTGCTGCAATTATAAATTGTGTAAAACTTCATTTGGTTTGCAAGGAATCAAAGAAGGTTTAATAGTAAGAAGATGCATCGGAAGTCAGTAATTAACCTTATTATAACTTCAGTTTCTTTGTCAGGTAATAACTCTGGTTTACAAGCTAAATCTAATATCACTGAATTTGTGTTATTGTGAAAATTTCATGTGAAGATGAAGCATGGTAATGCTCCTAGAATAAAAGAAGTAATGTGTAAGTTACTAGAATACACAGTGTAACGTCCCGGATTTTGATATTAcgtttaattatattatttctagaaaataaacttttcttttattattatttataatttatcacaaaacaaatcattactattttcttaaaatttcgATATATCAATTGTTGAACcgaaaatatagaaatttattgaatccaaaaatattacaagtcatgaacttcaaaaatatttaaattacacTTAAGTAAAAACCCTCTTTTGTTTCCCTGCGCACGCAACGATTCAACACACCAACAATATTCATCTTCAAGCTTTGTACCTGTAGTGGTAAGGGTCAGTATTTTTTTTCCCATCGCCCATATCAAGAAAACCAAACACAACTTAGCCGTATAAAATAGAGCATAGATCAAAGCACACATAAACACCATTGAAAAGGATAACACAATGCATGGTCTTAttctaaataataaaataaataggatataaaataattaatattactatCAAATGAAAATCAATAAAATGCATATATGAAATATAGGAGTGTTACATAATGTGGCAGCCTCCTATTTTTAATTGGGTT
Coding sequences within it:
- the LOC123899406 gene encoding uncharacterized protein LOC123899406; its protein translation is MEGLWNLVDNLKISTLGAILLLACAFFALVCICTIIVLKRKGSSNNKIVNQEGFIEENDSTSTVTTTTTTTTTTTTTTDVSKTSTTSSTKWLEPCCGWISVKRMLMESMVWSKARKLEENIGWQRERGSPLLGSLQRHSVENGWKSVSHDSASAVWQRPILRGEKCELPSFSGVILYDEKGKLLNDSVNEIECMEVSKQEDRDVTVRTTLKDLL
- the LOC123899405 gene encoding bidirectional sugar transporter SWEET2; translation: MSLFDAYSICEVGKDASGIAGNIFAFGLFVSPIPTFRRIIRNGSTEMFSGLPYIYSLLNCLICLWYGTPLISHDNLLVTTVNSIGAAFQLVYILLFLIYAEKPKKVRMFGLLLAVFGIFVIILYGSLKITDTSMRRMIVGLLSCASLISMFASPLFIIKLVIRTKSVEFMPFYLSLSTFLMSVSFFLYGLLSDDVFIYVPNGIGTVLGLIQLVLYFYYKSSSSDDSREPLIVSYG